The Lacipirellula parvula genome window below encodes:
- a CDS encoding FdhF/YdeP family oxidoreductase — MSQSPQPVREGSHNGEFANYHPRHHGPHAATEQRPLPCVEAGTLNTAHGAVDPLAPQQLAGLRQREPERKATGIGAVLSSFHYALGEAGVVRGVLPLLQVNQKDGFDCPGCAWPDPDGKRSHFDFCENGAKAVAHESDRRRVTADFFAKHSVAELSQQSDYWLEQQGRLTEPMVLRTGATHYQPISWADAFALIADELNALASPNEASFYTSGKATNEAAFAYQLFVRQFGTNNLPDCSNMCHEASGTALNHVLGFGKGTVKLEDIARAKLIFNVGHNPGTNHPRMLSVLQEAKRNGAKIVAVNPLPETGLISFMQPQEVTGLLGHATPIADLFLQVRINGDVPLFKGILKAIVAADDAERGAGIDWDYVNANTAGVDDLLADVRAASWDEIVRASGIEREQIETAAAWARETGEIICSWCVGIAQQYNGPGNIQELLNLLLLRGAMAKPGAGACCVRGHSNVQGDRTMGVWERPQPELLDALQGAFGFDPPREHGLDSQKSIVAMHEGRVKVFISLGGNFLLALPDTAYAAEALSRTRLTVRIGTKLNRSDLVTGAQALILPCLGRTEADVSPATSSRPAIEQFVSCENSMGVIQWSRGRFAPASPQLMGETAIVCRMAAAVLGDRATVDWPAWAENYDHVRDGIAKVIPGCHDYNARVRHPGGFYLPNPPRENVYHTDTGKANFTVNPIPDHQLGPNQFAMTTVRSHDQYNTTIYGLHDRYRGLHNERRVVMLNRADLDEQGIAPHQLVDVTSHWNGQTRTACGFVAVEFPIPKRCAAMYYPEANVLIPVGSVEPLSNCPTSKCTIISVRPTT, encoded by the coding sequence ATGAGCCAGTCACCCCAACCAGTTCGCGAAGGCTCCCACAACGGCGAGTTCGCCAACTATCACCCTCGCCACCACGGGCCGCACGCGGCGACGGAACAGCGGCCACTCCCTTGCGTCGAGGCCGGCACGCTCAACACTGCTCACGGCGCCGTCGATCCACTCGCGCCGCAGCAACTCGCCGGCCTGCGGCAGCGCGAGCCGGAACGCAAGGCGACCGGCATCGGCGCCGTGCTGTCGTCGTTTCACTACGCCCTGGGCGAGGCAGGCGTCGTGCGCGGCGTGCTGCCGCTGCTGCAAGTAAACCAGAAAGATGGCTTCGATTGCCCCGGCTGTGCCTGGCCCGATCCCGACGGTAAGCGTTCGCATTTCGACTTCTGCGAGAATGGCGCCAAAGCGGTGGCCCACGAGTCCGATCGCCGCCGCGTGACGGCAGACTTCTTCGCCAAGCATTCGGTCGCCGAGCTTTCGCAACAGTCGGACTACTGGCTCGAGCAGCAAGGCCGGCTCACCGAGCCGATGGTGCTGCGAACCGGCGCGACGCACTACCAGCCGATCTCGTGGGCCGACGCCTTCGCGCTGATTGCCGACGAGCTCAACGCCCTCGCCTCGCCGAACGAGGCGTCGTTCTACACCTCCGGCAAGGCGACGAACGAAGCCGCCTTCGCCTACCAGCTGTTCGTGCGGCAGTTCGGCACGAACAACTTGCCCGATTGCTCGAACATGTGTCACGAAGCGAGCGGCACCGCGCTCAACCATGTGCTCGGGTTTGGCAAGGGGACGGTCAAGCTCGAAGACATCGCTCGGGCGAAGCTAATTTTCAATGTCGGCCACAATCCGGGAACGAACCATCCGCGGATGCTGTCGGTGCTGCAAGAGGCCAAGCGGAACGGCGCCAAGATCGTCGCCGTCAATCCACTGCCGGAGACGGGCCTCATCTCCTTCATGCAGCCGCAGGAAGTGACGGGGCTGCTCGGCCACGCAACGCCGATCGCCGACCTCTTTCTGCAGGTACGCATCAACGGCGACGTGCCGCTGTTCAAGGGAATCCTCAAGGCGATCGTCGCGGCCGACGATGCCGAGCGGGGCGCCGGCATCGATTGGGACTACGTCAACGCGAACACCGCCGGCGTCGACGACTTGCTGGCCGACGTGCGGGCCGCGAGTTGGGACGAAATCGTGCGAGCGTCGGGCATCGAACGCGAGCAGATTGAAACGGCCGCCGCCTGGGCTCGCGAAACGGGCGAGATCATCTGCAGTTGGTGCGTTGGCATCGCCCAACAATACAACGGGCCCGGCAACATTCAGGAACTTCTCAATCTGCTACTCCTCCGCGGCGCCATGGCCAAGCCGGGCGCGGGGGCGTGCTGCGTGCGCGGCCACTCGAATGTGCAAGGCGACCGCACGATGGGCGTCTGGGAACGGCCGCAGCCCGAACTGCTCGACGCGCTGCAGGGGGCGTTCGGCTTCGACCCGCCGCGCGAGCATGGCCTCGATTCGCAGAAGTCGATCGTCGCGATGCACGAAGGACGGGTGAAAGTCTTCATCTCGCTCGGCGGCAATTTTCTGCTGGCGCTGCCCGACACGGCCTACGCCGCCGAAGCACTCTCCCGCACGCGGCTCACCGTGCGGATCGGCACGAAGCTCAACCGCTCTGATCTGGTGACCGGCGCGCAGGCGCTCATCCTCCCCTGCCTCGGCCGCACCGAAGCCGACGTCTCGCCAGCCACAAGTTCACGCCCCGCGATCGAGCAGTTCGTCTCGTGCGAGAACTCGATGGGCGTCATCCAGTGGTCGCGCGGCCGGTTCGCGCCAGCGTCGCCGCAATTGATGGGCGAGACGGCGATCGTCTGCCGCATGGCGGCGGCGGTGCTCGGCGACCGGGCGACGGTCGATTGGCCCGCTTGGGCCGAGAACTACGACCACGTCCGCGACGGAATCGCCAAGGTGATCCCCGGCTGCCACGACTACAACGCCCGCGTTCGCCATCCCGGCGGCTTTTACTTGCCGAACCCGCCGCGCGAGAACGTCTATCACACCGACACCGGCAAAGCGAACTTCACCGTCAATCCGATCCCCGACCACCAACTCGGGCCGAACCAGTTCGCGATGACCACCGTTCGCAGCCACGACCAATACAACACGACAATCTACGGCCTGCACGACCGTTACCGCGGCCTCCACAACGAGCGGCGAGTCGTAATGCTCAACCGGGCCGACCTCGACGAGCAAGGGATCGCGCCGCATCAGCTTGTCGACGTCACCAGCCACTGGAACGGCCAAACGCGCACCGCGTGCGGCTTCGTCGCCGTGGAGTTTCCGATCCCCAAACGGTGCGCAGCGATGTACTACCCCGAGGCGAACGTCCTCATCCCGGTGGGGAGCGTCGAGCCGCTGAGCAATTGCCCGACGTCGAAGTGCACAATTATTAGTGTGCGGCCGACGACCTAG
- a CDS encoding 4-(cytidine 5'-diphospho)-2-C-methyl-D-erythritol kinase gives MYVRRKSDAWEALAPAKLNLYLEVLGRRTDGFHELETLLAPIRLCDRLSWSPRDDRGSAEFALAYHPTSAAELIRLAPANEQNLAWRAAELLARTAGVEPHGSFILTKRIPMQAGLGGGSSDAASALMLANRAWGIDYSTAKLSELAAQLGSDVPFFLAGQTAICRGRGERVEPIDNFPRLHIVVVAPRDGVSTADCFRELAAPAWDGSPAPPASSRLAELIALLRRGSLSAAMQRIGNSLQAPARQLCPAIERLGIAFAALGCYAHQLTGSGSAYFGVMRSARHARHAAAILSAANLGTVFTTATCR, from the coding sequence ATGTATGTTCGGAGGAAGAGTGACGCTTGGGAGGCGCTCGCGCCAGCCAAGCTGAACCTCTATCTCGAAGTCCTCGGACGCCGCACAGACGGGTTCCACGAGTTGGAAACCTTGTTGGCGCCAATCCGCCTCTGCGACCGGCTCAGCTGGTCCCCCCGCGACGACCGCGGCTCCGCCGAATTCGCGCTGGCGTACCACCCGACCTCTGCGGCCGAGCTGATCCGCCTCGCTCCCGCCAACGAACAGAATCTCGCCTGGCGAGCCGCCGAACTCCTCGCCCGGACGGCCGGCGTCGAGCCGCACGGCTCGTTCATCCTTACCAAGCGAATACCTATGCAGGCCGGCCTCGGCGGGGGAAGCAGCGACGCCGCCTCTGCTTTGATGCTCGCCAACCGTGCCTGGGGCATCGATTACTCCACGGCAAAACTGAGCGAACTTGCCGCCCAATTGGGCAGCGACGTGCCGTTCTTCCTCGCTGGTCAAACCGCGATCTGTCGGGGCAGGGGAGAGCGCGTCGAACCAATCGACAATTTCCCCCGCCTCCATATCGTCGTCGTCGCGCCGCGCGACGGCGTGTCGACGGCGGACTGCTTCCGCGAACTCGCCGCCCCTGCGTGGGATGGATCGCCCGCGCCGCCGGCCTCCAGCCGACTTGCGGAGCTGATCGCCCTGCTCCGCCGTGGTTCGCTGAGCGCGGCGATGCAACGGATCGGCAATAGTTTGCAAGCTCCCGCCCGCCAACTTTGCCCGGCAATTGAACGCCTCGGCATCGCCTTTGCTGCGCTGGGGTGCTACGCCCACCAATTAACCGGAAGCGGATCGGCTTATTTCGGCGTCATGCGTTCAGCTCGTCACGCCCGCCATGCCGCCGCTATCCTGAGTGCCGCCAATCTGGGGACTGTCTTCACGACCGCGACGTGCCGCTAA
- the ribD gene encoding bifunctional diaminohydroxyphosphoribosylaminopyrimidine deaminase/5-amino-6-(5-phosphoribosylamino)uracil reductase RibD, with protein MNDESRYMQRAIELAYRGEGFVEPNPMVGCVLVRNDAVVGEGWHQRFGGPHAEIEALRMAGEAARGATAYVTLEPCAHTGKTPPCTEALISAGVARVVIGHRDPNPVVDGRGIERLRAAGIDVELLDGIAEARELLAPFAKLMTVGQPWVIAKWAMTLDGKIAAHTGDSQWISSEASRAIVHQLRGRVDAVVVGRGTAEQDDPLLTPRPAGPRVPTRIVLDSQAVLSLESQLVRTAVEAPVLVAAAANAPDSRCHALREAGVEVWQAPAAAVAPSERWISLLDELGRRRMTNILVEGGGHVLGALLDTDAIDEVHAFIAPRLIGGAGPSPICGAGRAVMVDALRLASPRVETIGEDVYVSGRVLRSR; from the coding sequence ATGAACGACGAATCACGATACATGCAGCGGGCGATTGAGCTCGCGTATCGCGGCGAGGGGTTCGTCGAGCCGAATCCGATGGTTGGCTGCGTGCTCGTTCGCAACGACGCGGTCGTCGGCGAAGGCTGGCATCAGCGATTCGGCGGGCCGCATGCCGAGATTGAAGCGCTCCGCATGGCGGGCGAAGCCGCGCGTGGGGCGACGGCGTACGTAACGCTAGAGCCGTGCGCTCATACCGGCAAGACGCCGCCGTGCACCGAGGCGCTCATTTCCGCTGGCGTGGCGCGGGTCGTCATCGGGCATCGTGATCCTAATCCGGTCGTCGACGGTCGCGGCATCGAGCGGTTGCGCGCGGCGGGCATCGATGTTGAATTACTGGACGGCATCGCAGAGGCGCGCGAGCTGCTGGCGCCGTTCGCGAAGCTGATGACGGTCGGCCAACCGTGGGTGATTGCCAAGTGGGCGATGACGCTCGACGGCAAGATCGCCGCTCATACGGGCGACAGCCAGTGGATTAGCAGCGAAGCGTCGCGGGCGATCGTTCATCAATTGCGCGGACGCGTCGATGCGGTCGTCGTCGGTCGCGGCACGGCGGAGCAGGATGACCCACTGCTCACTCCCCGCCCTGCTGGCCCGCGCGTGCCGACGCGAATTGTGCTCGACTCGCAGGCGGTGCTGTCGCTTGAGAGTCAACTCGTGCGAACCGCCGTCGAGGCGCCAGTGCTGGTTGCGGCAGCGGCGAACGCTCCCGATAGCCGTTGCCATGCACTGCGCGAGGCAGGCGTCGAAGTTTGGCAAGCGCCGGCGGCGGCTGTCGCCCCCAGCGAGCGGTGGATCTCGCTACTCGACGAACTCGGCCGGCGGCGGATGACCAACATCTTGGTCGAAGGGGGCGGTCACGTCCTCGGCGCGTTGCTCGACACCGACGCGATCGACGAAGTCCATGCCTTCATCGCCCCACGGCTGATCGGCGGCGCCGGGCCCAGCCCTATTTGCGGCGCCGGACGGGCGGTGATGGTCGATGCACTTCGCTTGGCGTCGCCGCGGGTCGAGACAATCGGCGAAGACGTTTACGTAAGCGGCCGCGTTCTGCGAAGTCGGTGA
- the fdhD gene encoding formate dehydrogenase accessory sulfurtransferase FdhD → MAVDDERVDSTSRACASVETWRLRGDEVVAEHDLLAVEEPLEIRLAHGERGHRVRQAVSITMRTPGHDVELAVGFLFTEGIITSPEQIAGVTSCGAGNVACVKLRPGVAVDLARLERHFYTSSSCGVCGKASLEAVQVQPREGCLPGEPVVDAAVIRSLPAKLRAAQEVFEQTGGLHASALFDADGELFALREDVGRHNALDKLIGHEFLAERTPLTQSILLVSGRVSFELVQKAAVAGISILAAIGAPSSLAVELAVRHGMTIIGFVRGDRFNVYAGVERIHSATEQASVERSVILSGAAPS, encoded by the coding sequence ATGGCCGTCGATGACGAACGCGTTGATTCTACAAGCCGCGCCTGCGCGTCGGTTGAAACCTGGCGGCTTCGCGGCGACGAAGTAGTCGCCGAGCACGATCTGCTCGCGGTGGAGGAACCGCTAGAGATACGACTCGCGCATGGCGAGCGCGGCCATCGCGTACGGCAAGCCGTGTCGATCACGATGCGCACGCCGGGGCACGACGTGGAACTCGCCGTCGGCTTCCTCTTCACCGAAGGGATCATCACGAGCCCGGAGCAAATCGCCGGCGTCACCAGCTGCGGCGCTGGCAACGTGGCGTGCGTGAAGCTGCGACCCGGCGTCGCCGTCGACTTGGCTCGGCTGGAGCGTCACTTCTACACCTCGTCGAGCTGTGGCGTCTGCGGCAAGGCGTCGCTGGAGGCGGTGCAGGTGCAACCGCGAGAGGGGTGCCTGCCGGGCGAACCTGTCGTCGACGCGGCGGTCATTCGCAGCCTGCCGGCGAAGCTGCGTGCAGCGCAAGAGGTGTTTGAACAGACCGGCGGCTTGCATGCCTCGGCGCTCTTCGACGCCGACGGCGAATTGTTCGCCCTCCGCGAAGACGTCGGCCGGCACAATGCGCTCGATAAGTTGATCGGGCACGAGTTCCTCGCCGAGCGGACGCCGCTCACGCAAAGCATCTTGTTGGTAAGCGGGCGCGTAAGCTTCGAACTCGTACAGAAGGCGGCCGTCGCGGGGATTTCGATCCTCGCAGCGATCGGCGCCCCGTCGAGCCTGGCGGTGGAACTTGCCGTTCGACACGGGATGACGATCATCGGCTTCGTCCGCGGCGATCGGTTTAATGTGTACGCAGGGGTGGAGCGGATCCACTCTGCGACCGAGCAAGCGTCAGTTGAGCGTAGCGTCATCCTGAGTGGCGCGGCGCCAAGCTGA
- a CDS encoding helix-turn-helix transcriptional regulator, giving the protein MNLKRITRLLQLLQTLQAGQGENADALAKACGMSRRTAFRDLETLREAGVPLQFDKTSGRYSITADYFLRPTNFSFDEALSIVALTSDLGAGTEAPFFGAARSAALKIQGALAADLRKEVQLLGRFISIRLNALDQLKGSEAVYARLVESLAERHVAQIRYQSLTEWEVIETKLRPYQLFFDRHAWYVIGRSSLHSGPRTFNVSRILNIELLDQKYSRPRGFNLERYLGNAWNIMRSSSPDEQVTIRFAKIVATNVSEVEWHKTQRLEWRADGSLDFHARVSGFSEIIWWILGYGEHAEVIRPAKLRKQVATRAENVCKIYARDDNQLPPRPGTGAGARVKQR; this is encoded by the coding sequence ATGAACCTCAAGCGAATCACGCGCCTGCTGCAACTGCTGCAAACCTTGCAGGCTGGTCAGGGGGAGAACGCTGACGCCTTGGCGAAGGCGTGCGGCATGAGCCGACGCACCGCCTTTCGCGATCTCGAAACGCTGCGTGAAGCAGGCGTGCCGCTGCAGTTCGACAAAACGAGCGGCCGCTACTCGATCACGGCTGACTATTTTCTACGGCCGACAAATTTCAGCTTCGATGAGGCGCTATCGATTGTGGCGCTCACAAGCGATTTGGGAGCCGGCACGGAGGCGCCGTTTTTCGGCGCCGCGCGATCTGCTGCGCTGAAGATCCAAGGCGCCCTGGCGGCGGACTTGCGGAAGGAAGTCCAGCTGTTGGGGCGCTTCATCAGCATTCGTTTGAATGCGCTCGACCAATTGAAAGGAAGCGAAGCGGTCTACGCCCGGCTTGTCGAGTCGCTTGCCGAGCGGCATGTGGCGCAGATTCGCTACCAAAGCCTCACAGAGTGGGAGGTGATCGAAACAAAGCTACGTCCCTACCAACTGTTCTTCGATCGTCACGCCTGGTACGTGATCGGCCGGAGTTCGTTGCATTCGGGGCCGCGGACGTTCAACGTCAGCCGCATTCTGAATATCGAACTGCTCGATCAGAAGTATTCGCGACCACGCGGCTTTAACCTCGAACGATACCTCGGCAATGCCTGGAACATCATGCGGAGTTCTTCTCCCGACGAGCAGGTGACGATCCGATTCGCGAAGATCGTGGCGACGAACGTCAGCGAGGTTGAGTGGCACAAGACGCAGCGGCTGGAATGGCGCGCCGACGGATCGCTCGACTTCCACGCCCGAGTATCGGGGTTTAGTGAAATCATTTGGTGGATTCTGGGCTACGGCGAGCATGCTGAGGTCATCCGGCCGGCGAAGCTACGCAAACAAGTCGCGACGCGGGCCGAGAATGTGTGCAAGATCTACGCACGCGACGACAATCAACTGCCGCCGAGGCCTGGGACTGGCGCCGGCGCTCGGGTAAAACAGCGGTGA
- a CDS encoding SpoVG family protein — MEITEVRIKLMEEPGERLKAFCSITFDNCFVVRDLKIIEGTSGPFVAMPSRKLTAHCPRCGMKNHLRAPFCNQCGSQLSNERMPLDSDGRAKLYADIAHPINSACREMIQEVVVQEFYEEIERAKQPDYVSRYDDFDMDYGDFKQRPQQGAPGETRVDQAHQRRHSHLGNNRPQSGGPVRERTAPPTTPNTPSAARNAYREPPTGFGAGIFPGE, encoded by the coding sequence GTGGAAATCACCGAGGTCCGCATCAAGCTCATGGAAGAACCGGGCGAGCGGCTGAAGGCGTTCTGTTCGATCACGTTCGACAATTGCTTCGTCGTGCGGGACTTGAAGATCATCGAAGGGACCAGCGGCCCCTTCGTCGCGATGCCGAGCCGCAAGCTCACCGCCCACTGCCCGCGGTGCGGCATGAAGAACCATCTTCGCGCCCCCTTCTGCAACCAATGCGGCAGCCAGCTCTCGAACGAGCGGATGCCGCTTGACTCGGACGGCCGCGCGAAGCTCTACGCCGACATCGCCCACCCGATCAATTCGGCCTGCCGCGAGATGATTCAAGAGGTCGTCGTCCAAGAGTTCTACGAAGAGATCGAACGCGCAAAGCAACCCGACTACGTCTCGCGCTACGACGACTTCGACATGGACTACGGCGACTTTAAACAGCGTCCGCAGCAAGGCGCTCCGGGCGAAACGCGGGTCGACCAGGCCCACCAGCGTCGCCACTCGCACCTCGGCAACAACCGTCCGCAGTCGGGCGGCCCGGTGCGCGAGCGCACCGCTCCGCCGACGACGCCCAACACGCCGAGCGCCGCCCGCAACGCCTACCGCGAACCGCCGACGGGATTTGGGGCGGGGATCTTTCCTGGCGAGTGA
- the tmk gene encoding dTMP kinase yields MPPFFSFDGIDGGGKSTQLKLFCEWLAEQGHEPIVCRDPGSTAVGERIRNILLASDDSTPIAPRSEMLLYMAARAQLVDEVIVPALAAGRTVVSDRYLLANIVYQGHAGGLAIDSIRQVGAVATNGVAPSCTFLLDLDPAVALSRMGRELDRVENRGNEYRERLRAGFLAEAKAMGPTVHVIAADREVAVIQAELRRIAAPLLAKA; encoded by the coding sequence ATGCCGCCATTTTTCTCATTCGACGGCATCGACGGCGGCGGGAAGAGCACCCAGCTCAAGCTCTTCTGCGAATGGCTCGCTGAGCAGGGACACGAACCAATCGTTTGCCGCGACCCAGGCAGCACGGCCGTCGGCGAACGGATCCGCAATATTTTGCTGGCCAGCGACGATTCGACGCCAATCGCCCCGCGGAGCGAAATGCTGCTCTACATGGCCGCGCGGGCGCAACTGGTCGACGAAGTGATCGTCCCCGCCCTCGCGGCTGGACGGACGGTCGTCTCTGATCGCTACTTGCTGGCCAACATCGTTTACCAAGGGCATGCGGGCGGGTTGGCGATCGACTCGATCCGGCAAGTTGGCGCCGTGGCGACCAACGGCGTCGCTCCGAGCTGCACCTTCCTGCTTGATCTTGATCCAGCGGTCGCCCTGAGCCGGATGGGCCGAGAGCTCGACCGCGTCGAGAATCGCGGCAACGAATATCGTGAGCGGCTGCGGGCGGGATTCCTCGCCGAAGCGAAGGCGATGGGGCCGACGGTGCATGTGATCGCCGCTGATCGCGAGGTCGCGGTGATCCAAGCGGAGCTCCGTAGGATCGCGGCACCGCTGCTCGCGAAGGCCTAA
- a CDS encoding carbon storage regulator yields the protein MLVLSRKQSQRIKLGDSIVITVVRVAGDKVRLGIDAPRDMLVLRDELEPHDGAGLEIEVAAGELASLARSA from the coding sequence ATGCTGGTTTTATCGAGAAAGCAATCGCAACGCATCAAGTTGGGGGATTCGATCGTGATCACTGTGGTGCGCGTCGCCGGCGACAAGGTTCGCCTCGGCATTGACGCCCCGCGTGACATGCTTGTCTTGCGCGATGAACTGGAGCCGCACGACGGCGCCGGTTTGGAGATCGAGGTCGCCGCCGGGGAGTTGGCGTCGCTGGCCCGTTCCGCCTAG
- a CDS encoding secondary thiamine-phosphate synthase enzyme YjbQ, whose product MPWIQELIELPAKSRGFHLITRDISAKLPQLSGVQVGLLHLFIQHTSASLSINENADADVPFDLESSFNAIAPESFPYRHTCEGPDDMPAHVKASLLGASLTIPIREGRLALGTWQGIYLCEHRNQGGRRRVVATIWGE is encoded by the coding sequence ATGCCCTGGATCCAAGAGCTGATTGAGCTACCCGCAAAGTCGCGCGGGTTTCATCTGATCACGCGGGACATTTCCGCGAAGCTCCCCCAATTGAGCGGGGTGCAGGTGGGGCTTTTGCACCTGTTCATCCAGCACACGTCCGCGTCGCTCTCGATCAACGAGAACGCCGACGCCGACGTGCCGTTCGATCTCGAGTCTTCATTCAACGCGATCGCGCCCGAAAGCTTTCCGTATCGTCATACATGCGAAGGCCCCGACGACATGCCGGCGCATGTGAAAGCGTCGCTGCTGGGGGCCTCGCTGACGATTCCAATTCGCGAGGGCCGGCTGGCGCTCGGCACGTGGCAGGGAATCTACCTCTGCGAGCATCGCAACCAGGGCGGACGGCGGCGCGTCGTGGCGACGATTTGGGGAGAATGA